The nucleotide window GCATAACACATCATACTAGCCACTTATAGACATGAaaagtaaatattaaatatattaacaGCATATAAGAGATTCACAGTAAGGGTTATTATTAAACATGAtactgaaagaataaagttgtcCAGTTTCTGCCTTTGGACCATAAATTGTTACATTAGGGTCGCTCAGGCTCAGTGTCACATCCTTTCAGTATTTGTCTTCAATATCACACAGGCCCTCTCATTCAGCTCAGGTGAAGGCGTCCATGCAGACTTCCAGAAACTGAACGCTGACATCAACTCACCGTCTGCATCCTACATCCTGAAACTAGCCAACCGTCTTTATGGAGAAAACACTGCCCACTTCCTCCCAGTGAGTGTCCACATCAATGATTCTCTTCATAAAGTTCTTCATTACAAAGACTGGATTAATAAACAGATGTCTGCTCTCTGCAGGACTTCCTTGAAGCCACACAGAAGTACTACCAGGCAGACCTGAAGACTGTGGACTTCATCGGAGCTCCAGAGGCGTGCAGAGCAGAGATCAACAGCTGGGTCGAGCAGCAGACAGAAAGTGAGACTGTGCATCTTCCACAGCCTGAACAGCAGGGAATCATTTTAGCATCCTCTgtggattataatgaaatattgttgtttctgtatttcctgtcagatAAGATAAAAGACCTTCTGAAGCCAGGAACAGTACGCTCAAATACCAGACTGGCCCTAGTTAATGCTGTCTACTTCAAGGGCAACTGGAGGAACCCATTTGATGAGGCAAACACCAAAGAGATGCCATTTAAAGTCAAACAGGTAAACATTAAATGTAATTCTGTTCCAAGTATGGAGACATACAGTTTAAACAGAGAAAGCAATTTAACTCAAGTAAGATGGATTTCCTGTGTGTCAGAATGAGACCGTACCAGTCCAGATGATGTACCAGATGAAGAAGCTGCCCTACAACTACATTCATGACCATGGTCTGCAGATTCTAGAGTTGCCCTACGTGAATGAGGAGCTCAGCATGTTTGTTCTTCTACCTGCAGAGTCCTCAGATGGCTCAGACCCTCTGCTGAAGGTAAAGAACTTAGTAATAAATACCTGTAAAGAAAAGTCAGCATTTTGCTTTATTATCAAAGTTTAATGACTATAGAGTTTACCAAGTAGCTCTCAGGTGATGCAtacaatattaaaattaaacaacAAAGATGCCATAAAATGTATTAACTGTGTTCCAGCTGGAGAATGAGCTAACACAGGAGAGGCTGAATGAATGGACCGACAGGAAAAACATGGACGTTGATTCAGAAGTTGTCCTTCACCTGCCAAAGTTCAAGCTGGAGGAAGACTACGAGCTAAATGAACCTCTGGCTAAACTGGGTATGAAGAACGTGTTCTGTGCAGGAAGCGCTGACCTCTCTGGCATGAACGGTGAAGGGGGGCTCTTCCTGTCTACGGTGGCCCACAAGGCCTTTGTGGAGGTGAACGAGGAGGGCACGGAGGccgctgcagccacagctggcATGGTAGCATTCTGCATGTTGAGGGAGGAACACTTCAGAGCAGATCAccccttcctcttcttcatcagaCACAATAAGACCAAGTCCATCCTGTTCTTTGGCAGATTCTCATCTCCTCAGTAGAGGAAAAGGATggttcaaattaaaataaaatatcttaaaaacaATAGAAATGAAGCCTTTATTTTGTGATGTTGAGTTAAT belongs to Oreochromis niloticus isolate F11D_XX linkage group LG17, O_niloticus_UMD_NMBU, whole genome shotgun sequence and includes:
- the LOC112841673 gene encoding leukocyte elastase inhibitor — its product is MSSGQSADPHTVSRVFWGNFAFLYVLLSLLHSLFLCEQLVLQSQEHPENRTSSAMSAVSSSNTAFALELFRTLSQANPAGNIFVSPLSISSALAMVYLGAKGDTAAQMAQALSFSSGEGVHADFQKLNADINSPSASYILKLANRLYGENTAHFLPDFLEATQKYYQADLKTVDFIGAPEACRAEINSWVEQQTENKIKDLLKPGTVRSNTRLALVNAVYFKGNWRNPFDEANTKEMPFKVKQNETVPVQMMYQMKKLPYNYIHDHGLQILELPYVNEELSMFVLLPAESSDGSDPLLKLENELTQERLNEWTDRKNMDVDSEVVLHLPKFKLEEDYELNEPLAKLGMKNVFCAGSADLSGMNGEGGLFLSTVAHKAFVEVNEEGTEAAAATAGMVAFCMLREEHFRADHPFLFFIRHNKTKSILFFGRFSSPQ